In Geotrypetes seraphini chromosome 4, aGeoSer1.1, whole genome shotgun sequence, a single window of DNA contains:
- the CLRN3 gene encoding clarin-3: MPSRQKTLMFLSGFFASIGSFSVICVVLGTQNWISSVIVYKDDSSNGTVYITYGLFEGVSEKEKLNGGGFSERAEPFQVLKRLEGTGSPEAVHILIITLLALGLLCSAMSSGITMYNSVSNPYQDCFGPIGLYTWSAINGFFSFLAMILFVVNTEACKQPSKLAHNKYNRIELLDAQNSYGYPFWLLLLIIILNIATIVIVYFYQHARYSKKKKQQRPMESESKDVILF; encoded by the exons ATGCCGTCTAGACAGAAAACTCTGATGTTTCTGTCTGGCTTCTTTGCCAGTATTGGATCTTTCAGTGTTATCTGTGTGGTTCTTGGAACCCAGAACTGGATCTCCAGTGTGATTGTTTACAAGGATGACAGTTCGAATGGTACTGTATACATCACTTATGGACTCTTCGAAGGTGTATCTGAAAAGGAAAAGCTGAATGGCGGTGGGTTTTCAGAGAGGGCAGAACCCTTCCAAG TCTTAAAGAGACTGGAGGGAACTGGTAGCCCTGAAGCTGTACACATTTTGATTATCACACTGCTGGCTCTTGGCCTGCTCTGCTCTGCCATGAGTTCTGGAATTACAATGTACAACAGCGTAAGCAACCCTTACCAGGACTGCTTTGGGCCCATTGGTCTTTATACATGGAGTGCTATAAACG GTTTTTTCTCCTTCTTGGCTATGATACTGTTTGTGGTGAACACAGAGGCATGCAAGCAACCATCAAAGTTGGCACACAATAAATATAATAGAATAGAGCTGTTAGATGCTCAGAACTCTTATGGCTATCCATTTTGGCTATTGCTCCtcattattattttaaatattgcaaCCATAGTGATAGTGTATTTTTATCAACATGCACGGTACAGcaagaagaagaaacaacaaaGGCCTATGGAAAGTGAATCCAAAGATGTTATTTTATTCTGA